One Ruegeria sp. SCSIO 43209 genomic window carries:
- a CDS encoding response regulator, which translates to MTEAPHILIVDDHREIRDAVSRYLEKNGLRASTARDATEMDARLAAGRIDLIVLDIMMPGENGLSVCRRLSAAGGPPILMLTALSDDTDRIVGLEIGADDYLPKPFNPRELLARIKAILRRSETTVPPAGDLSGKRIAFGSWVLDADSRTLISAEGAEESLTTADVRLLAVFLQRPRKLLSRDELLDLTAGRSPHLFDRTIDNQVSRLRRKIEADPTRPKLITTIRGGGYCLSTDVSELTG; encoded by the coding sequence ATGACTGAAGCACCACATATCTTGATTGTCGACGACCACCGCGAAATCCGTGATGCTGTCAGCCGCTATCTGGAAAAGAATGGGTTGCGCGCCAGTACCGCGCGCGACGCAACCGAGATGGACGCACGACTGGCGGCCGGTCGGATTGATCTTATCGTACTCGACATCATGATGCCGGGCGAAAACGGATTGTCGGTCTGTCGCCGCCTGTCCGCGGCCGGTGGCCCGCCGATCCTGATGCTGACAGCCCTCAGCGATGACACCGACCGTATCGTGGGTTTAGAGATCGGCGCCGATGACTACCTGCCCAAACCATTCAACCCACGTGAATTGCTGGCCCGGATCAAGGCGATCCTGCGGCGTTCCGAAACCACCGTCCCCCCGGCTGGCGATCTGAGCGGCAAACGGATCGCCTTTGGAAGCTGGGTTCTGGATGCCGACAGTCGCACCTTGATATCCGCCGAAGGGGCCGAAGAAAGTCTGACCACCGCCGATGTCCGGCTGCTGGCCGTATTCCTGCAGCGGCCCCGCAAACTCCTGTCGCGAGACGAACTGCTGGATTTGACCGCCGGCCGCAGCCCGCACTTGTTCGACCGTACGATCGACAACCAGGTCAGCCGCTTGCGTCGCAAGATCGAAGCTGACCCAACGCGGCCGAAGCTCATCACCACGATAAGAGGTGGCGGTTATTGCCTGTCGACCGACGTGAGCGAGCTTACGGGATGA
- a CDS encoding calcium-binding protein: MKRTFTLAAGAIAATLMALPALAAGQHGSSAQMQGHEGGMMQGAPGGMMGDHAGMMQMMVKMHGQMMGGNWLAVLDMDEDGRPSESEIAEGLKARMQAHDVNGDGNLSIDEFEALHSGMIRETMVDRFQHLDANGDGVVTTGEIEKGAKTMSPKHGMKASKPVTKASETNN; the protein is encoded by the coding sequence ATGAAACGTACCTTCACGCTGGCCGCTGGAGCCATTGCCGCGACTTTGATGGCGCTGCCCGCGCTTGCCGCCGGTCAGCATGGCAGCAGCGCGCAGATGCAGGGCCATGAGGGCGGCATGATGCAGGGTGCGCCCGGCGGCATGATGGGCGATCACGCAGGCATGATGCAAATGATGGTGAAAATGCATGGCCAGATGATGGGCGGCAACTGGCTGGCGGTTCTGGACATGGACGAGGACGGTCGCCCGAGCGAATCTGAGATCGCCGAAGGTCTGAAGGCCCGGATGCAGGCGCATGACGTCAATGGAGATGGCAACCTGTCGATTGATGAGTTCGAAGCGCTGCATTCCGGGATGATCCGCGAAACCATGGTGGACCGATTTCAGCATCTTGATGCCAATGGCGATGGCGTTGTGACCACAGGGGAAATCGAGAAAGGCGCAAAGACGATGTCGCCGAAACACGGCATGAAGGCCTCGAAACCTGTGACAAAGGCTTCTGAAACCAACAACTGA